In the Synergistaceae bacterium genome, one interval contains:
- a CDS encoding transporter substrate-binding domain-containing protein, giving the protein MKRLIFALVLVAGLCGTSYGLEKRVISLGMLEKLNSTEESFSQEWQKSFAPHNELLEVRVKFYPNLNAMQMGLNAGEIKHIVLPEATAEYLMNQSPEYESVLVLRSKGMGLAFGFRADNKELCEKFSRAITEMRGDWTLSALEGMYLSSAGKNPPKAVEFAKFDGAGTIRAAVTGDLPPVDYMNDAGEPAGFSTAVLAEIGKRLGVNIELLNIESAARSAALASGRADVVFWYEVVKGSATQPDIPEGVIVSETYYDWEKFIHLRKRPAGGNPWSWNIFSRDFLDFYIHN; this is encoded by the coding sequence GTGAAGAGATTAATTTTTGCGTTAGTGCTTGTTGCAGGGCTGTGCGGAACGTCGTACGGCCTCGAAAAGCGCGTTATATCGCTGGGAATGCTTGAGAAGCTGAACTCAACGGAGGAGTCATTCTCGCAGGAATGGCAGAAATCCTTTGCCCCTCACAATGAGCTGCTAGAAGTCCGCGTGAAGTTCTACCCGAATTTGAACGCCATGCAGATGGGACTGAACGCCGGGGAAATAAAGCACATAGTATTACCCGAAGCAACAGCCGAGTATCTCATGAATCAGAGTCCCGAATATGAGTCAGTATTAGTATTGCGCTCAAAGGGGATGGGACTGGCATTCGGTTTCCGAGCCGACAACAAAGAATTATGCGAGAAATTCAGCCGGGCAATAACAGAAATGCGCGGGGATTGGACGCTCTCAGCACTTGAAGGAATGTACCTGTCCTCAGCCGGAAAGAATCCCCCGAAAGCTGTCGAGTTCGCGAAATTTGACGGAGCCGGGACAATCCGTGCGGCTGTAACGGGAGATTTGCCGCCTGTCGACTACATGAATGACGCGGGAGAGCCTGCCGGGTTCAGCACTGCGGTGCTTGCGGAAATCGGGAAGCGTCTCGGCGTGAACATTGAGCTGCTGAATATTGAGTCGGCTGCTAGGAGTGCTGCGCTTGCGTCGGGACGTGCGGATGTCGTTTTCTGGTACGAGGTCGTGAAAGGCTCCGCGACTCAGCCGGACATACCTGAAGGGGTCATAGTGTCAGAGACATATTACGACTGGGAGAAATTCATTCACCTTCGGAAGAGACCCGCCGGGGGGAATCCATGGAGCTGGAACATATTTAGCCGGGACTTTCTTGACTTCTACATACACAACTGA
- a CDS encoding transporter substrate-binding domain-containing protein, which produces MRKILCALVAVMIMCGAVMAAESDKVDSGILTYLGTTEAEFQEALDDLRKALTPLITEESAKQEWEDYDLLDGFLSELVRARRVVHFYDSLLAMQMALKARKIDEIVLPEPVVMYLTATNPKDYEIQFSLNMMPSTISFGFKAGNTALKKDFDTAIKAMKQDGTLMTIEDKFIKNIGTNEPEEVKLTEFKSSKPIRVAVTGDLPPIDYIASDGRATGYNTAILAEIGRRLKRNIRVISVEAGGRSAALASGRADVVFWYRNTEGIKTPKKLGKNLKGVMVDSSSGGVILSEPYYEWDTDLVVGRSK; this is translated from the coding sequence TTGAGGAAAATATTATGCGCGCTAGTTGCTGTGATGATTATGTGCGGTGCTGTAATGGCCGCCGAGTCTGACAAGGTGGACTCAGGAATCCTCACATACTTGGGTACGACAGAGGCCGAGTTTCAGGAAGCGTTAGACGACTTGAGGAAGGCACTAACGCCGCTAATCACGGAGGAGTCAGCCAAACAGGAATGGGAAGATTATGACCTTCTTGATGGATTCCTGTCGGAGCTTGTGAGGGCAAGAAGGGTAGTCCACTTCTACGACTCACTGCTGGCAATGCAGATGGCTCTGAAGGCGCGCAAGATTGATGAGATCGTCCTGCCTGAGCCTGTAGTGATGTACCTTACCGCCACTAACCCGAAAGATTACGAGATACAATTCTCGCTGAACATGATGCCGTCAACAATATCATTCGGCTTCAAGGCAGGAAACACCGCACTCAAGAAAGATTTTGACACCGCAATAAAGGCCATGAAGCAGGACGGAACATTAATGACAATCGAGGACAAATTCATCAAGAACATCGGGACAAACGAGCCTGAAGAAGTCAAGCTCACCGAGTTCAAAAGCTCAAAGCCGATAAGAGTCGCGGTAACAGGAGACCTTCCCCCTATCGACTACATAGCTTCGGACGGCCGCGCTACAGGCTACAACACGGCAATACTGGCGGAAATCGGCAGGAGGCTCAAGCGCAATATACGTGTAATCAGCGTTGAGGCGGGCGGAAGGTCAGCGGCTCTCGCGTCAGGCCGGGCGGATGTCGTTTTCTGGTACAGGAACACCGAGGGCATAAAGACTCCCAAGAAGCTCGGCAAAAACCTTAAAGGCGTAATGGTTGACTCGTCCTCTGGCGGCGTAATACTCTCTGAGCCTTATTACGAGTGGGATACCGATTTAGTCGTGGGCAGGTCAAAATAA
- a CDS encoding DNA cytosine methyltransferase: protein MKFADPFAGIGGIRLAFENAGCGCVFSSEIDPSARETYAANFRDIPLGDIRNVKSSQSESS, encoded by the coding sequence ATGAAGTTTGCCGACCCTTTCGCGGGAATCGGCGGTATTCGTCTCGCTTTCGAGAATGCCGGGTGCGGGTGCGTTTTCTCGTCAGAAATTGACCCTTCAGCCCGTGAGACTTACGCCGCTAATTTCCGCGATATTCCGTTAGGCGACATCAGGAACGTGAAATCCTCACAATCTGAATCATCTTGA
- a CDS encoding transporter substrate-binding domain-containing protein, which translates to MKKFLCILMISAMLGGISYADDDYVGLLTRLQSSPDEFFMLMRNSWAAKGWAILGDDHTTSKARFYDSLSQMQMALSRGDIEEMILPDFVAEYLMKVNKSYTPCCISNSGQMSLCFGFMKDRVHLRDRWNAALVSMRNDYTLSGLFQKYVKNFPPDETYDAIYGITPKQRRRQNRITFDSFPDAQTVKVAVTGDLPPVDFVDDMGLPAGYSMAVLAEIGRRLRVNINVIQVETGARTAAIVSGKTDVVFWYEVSKMTDKYLDVPESIILSEPYLEWNTFIHLRFDED; encoded by the coding sequence GTGAAAAAATTTCTGTGTATTCTCATGATTTCGGCCATGCTGGGCGGAATCTCGTATGCTGATGATGATTATGTCGGACTGCTGACACGCCTGCAATCTTCCCCGGATGAGTTCTTCATGCTCATGCGTAACTCTTGGGCCGCAAAGGGCTGGGCGATTCTCGGCGATGATCACACAACAAGCAAAGCCCGGTTCTACGACTCACTGTCCCAAATGCAGATGGCACTTTCACGCGGGGACATTGAAGAAATGATATTGCCCGATTTCGTCGCCGAGTACCTCATGAAGGTCAACAAAAGCTATACACCCTGCTGTATCTCAAACTCCGGGCAGATGAGTCTTTGTTTCGGCTTCATGAAAGACCGCGTTCACCTCCGCGACAGATGGAACGCCGCTTTAGTCTCAATGAGGAATGATTACACGCTTTCCGGGCTGTTTCAGAAGTACGTCAAAAATTTCCCGCCCGATGAAACTTATGATGCCATTTACGGAATCACACCCAAGCAAAGACGCAGGCAGAACCGCATAACATTCGACAGCTTCCCGGACGCGCAAACGGTGAAAGTTGCTGTTACGGGGGATCTTCCGCCTGTTGATTTTGTTGATGACATGGGACTCCCAGCGGGCTACAGCATGGCCGTTCTTGCGGAAATCGGGAGGCGGCTCCGTGTAAACATCAATGTGATTCAGGTTGAGACGGGCGCACGGACTGCCGCTATTGTCTCAGGGAAGACCGATGTCGTTTTCTGGTATGAAGTCAGCAAAATGACCGACAAGTATCTTGATGTCCCTGAAAGTATAATACTCTCTGAACCCTATCTCGAATGGAACACGTTTATTCATTTGAGATTTGACGAAGATTGA
- a CDS encoding transporter substrate-binding domain-containing protein translates to MKKVLCALVMILAFAPAVFSAEASHRVGMIERLNVTPKEFRNIIANAGHVVMMANNPAMPEFFFYRSITQMIMALNAGEIDEILMPESVAEYFMNANHGYTINCIVMTPKDPFLLSFGFFENNKALCESFDKAITEMKRDGTLITLQGKYILGTDTAVMEERHITNPDLQEVGPVMFRNFDGAPTINAAVTGDMPPIDYIAPDGSANGFNAAILAEIAGRLGINVRLQNIESSARAAMLSSGRSDVVFWFEHKRGRGTKYDVPNGVILSEPYYQFDTFYHLKPAK, encoded by the coding sequence ATGAAAAAAGTTTTATGCGCCCTAGTTATGATTCTCGCTTTCGCTCCGGCTGTGTTCTCGGCTGAAGCCTCGCACCGTGTCGGAATGATTGAACGCCTCAATGTTACCCCGAAAGAGTTCCGCAATATTATCGCCAATGCCGGCCATGTCGTAATGATGGCTAACAACCCGGCCATGCCTGAATTTTTCTTCTACAGGTCAATCACACAGATGATTATGGCTCTCAACGCCGGAGAGATTGACGAAATCCTCATGCCCGAATCTGTCGCCGAGTATTTCATGAACGCCAACCACGGCTACACAATCAACTGTATTGTGATGACTCCCAAAGATCCGTTTTTGCTGTCGTTCGGATTCTTTGAGAACAACAAGGCATTGTGCGAGTCGTTCGACAAGGCAATCACCGAAATGAAGCGCGACGGGACTCTCATAACCCTTCAGGGGAAATACATACTCGGCACAGACACAGCAGTGATGGAGGAAAGGCACATCACCAACCCCGACTTGCAGGAAGTCGGCCCGGTGATGTTCAGGAATTTTGACGGTGCGCCCACAATCAACGCCGCTGTAACAGGAGACATGCCCCCGATAGACTACATTGCCCCGGACGGTTCAGCAAACGGCTTCAACGCCGCAATACTCGCCGAAATCGCAGGCAGACTCGGAATCAATGTCAGGCTTCAGAACATCGAGTCCAGCGCAAGAGCCGCTATGCTCAGTTCCGGGCGGTCTGATGTTGTCTTCTGGTTCGAGCACAAGCGCGGAAGAGGCACAAAGTACGATGTCCCGAACGGCGTAATACTCTCTGAGCCTTATTACCAGTTCGATACGTTCTATCACCTCAAGCCCGCAAAGTAG
- a CDS encoding DUF3574 domain-containing protein translates to MRKIFRLITAVLLITIFTAPAFSALRLQPHTKYTLYIGMNDGKTGKPTYDLAEARKILVNVAGKYVDGYTVYDAEGFWREGENTYSEKTLVCVIVDVSEESVQKVMNEALKIFRQNTILVERSEVVSEFYGGDY, encoded by the coding sequence ATGAGAAAGATTTTCCGGCTTATCACTGCGGTATTACTCATAACAATTTTCACAGCCCCGGCATTTTCCGCACTAAGGCTACAGCCTCACACAAAGTACACGCTTTACATCGGCATGAATGACGGCAAGACGGGAAAACCTACATATGACTTGGCGGAAGCCCGGAAGATTCTCGTGAACGTTGCCGGGAAATATGTTGACGGCTACACGGTGTATGACGCTGAGGGATTCTGGCGCGAGGGCGAAAATACATACAGCGAGAAGACTCTAGTCTGCGTTATCGTTGACGTGTCAGAAGAATCCGTGCAGAAAGTCATGAATGAGGCACTGAAAATTTTCCGGCAGAATACGATTCTTGTTGAGCGGTCAGAAGTAGTGAGCGAATTTTACGGCGGGGATTATTGA